One region of Myxococcus fulvus genomic DNA includes:
- a CDS encoding ATP-binding protein: MRYLCISADPQHPVAEELRRQGQDVLVRGEAAEADAELVHGHVDVLIVEAASLAPDARWLDALRGRARPEDPLVLGLADEATDEALAPLLSAGVEEFLVAPFHAVEVRARRLLLERRAARRRQMQSTQAAARGEMERLASIIQTQADVALAGLDLSGVMGLLCERARVLCGADGAAVALLEEGYVEYRVATGSLRRHMGFRLKVEGSLTGTSLLRGEVMRTDDTEDDVRVNVVATRQVGARSMVCVPLWREARPVGALNLTSHLPNAFDDRDVRTLELMAGLLGAAMGNAAEAAARHALMEERAAALAALQESQALFAAFMNHSPAVAYMKDAQGRRVWVNEPYRRFFGLADGTDVVGMDDARLMPAASAEHVRREDQAVLASGEPSATEGMIPAPDGSERHWLTYRFIVREHSGRRLLGGVSLDVTDRKAMQAQLVVSDRLAAVGTLAAGVAHEINNPLAFVLSNLSFLSVELQNVTRELPPGRTSEMEEVLREAVDGAHRVRQIVRDLRTFSRGDDEVSTAVNLQAVLESAITMARGELKMRAQIIRDFGDVPPVEGSEGRFGQVFLNLLINAAHAIPEGKPEHNEVRVVLRASGDRVIVEVSDTGVGMTPEVRARIFDPFFTTKPVGEGTGLGLSICHGIVTGFGGDISVESEVGRGSTFRVSLPVGHRARALGRPPPLHLVG, from the coding sequence ATGAGGTACCTGTGCATCAGCGCGGACCCGCAGCATCCCGTCGCGGAGGAGCTCCGACGTCAGGGGCAGGACGTGCTCGTCCGGGGCGAGGCGGCGGAGGCGGACGCGGAGCTGGTGCACGGCCATGTGGACGTGCTCATCGTGGAGGCCGCGTCGCTCGCGCCGGATGCGCGGTGGCTGGATGCGCTGCGTGGGCGCGCGCGGCCCGAGGATCCGCTGGTGCTGGGGCTGGCCGACGAGGCGACGGACGAGGCGCTCGCGCCGCTGTTGTCGGCGGGCGTGGAGGAGTTCCTCGTGGCGCCCTTCCACGCGGTGGAGGTGCGCGCGCGCAGGCTGCTGCTGGAGCGCCGGGCGGCGCGGCGTCGGCAGATGCAGAGCACCCAGGCGGCGGCGCGCGGAGAGATGGAGCGGCTGGCCTCCATCATCCAGACGCAGGCGGACGTGGCGCTGGCGGGGTTGGACCTGTCGGGGGTGATGGGCCTGTTGTGCGAGCGCGCGCGGGTGTTGTGCGGCGCGGACGGCGCGGCGGTGGCGCTGCTGGAGGAGGGCTACGTGGAGTACCGGGTGGCCACCGGCAGCCTGCGGCGGCACATGGGCTTCCGGTTGAAGGTGGAGGGCAGCCTCACCGGCACCAGCCTGCTGCGCGGCGAGGTGATGCGCACGGATGACACCGAGGACGACGTGCGCGTCAACGTGGTGGCCACGCGGCAGGTGGGCGCGCGCTCCATGGTCTGCGTGCCGTTGTGGCGCGAGGCGAGGCCGGTGGGGGCGTTGAACCTGACGTCGCACCTGCCCAACGCGTTCGATGACCGGGACGTGCGCACGCTGGAGCTGATGGCGGGTCTGTTGGGCGCGGCCATGGGGAACGCGGCGGAGGCGGCGGCGCGACACGCGTTGATGGAGGAGCGCGCGGCGGCGCTCGCGGCGCTGCAGGAGTCCCAGGCGCTGTTCGCGGCCTTCATGAACCACAGCCCCGCGGTGGCGTACATGAAGGACGCGCAGGGGCGCCGTGTCTGGGTGAACGAGCCCTACCGTCGCTTCTTCGGCCTGGCCGATGGCACGGACGTGGTGGGCATGGACGACGCGCGGCTGATGCCGGCAGCCTCGGCCGAGCACGTGCGGCGGGAGGATCAGGCGGTGCTCGCGTCGGGGGAGCCCAGCGCGACGGAGGGCATGATTCCCGCGCCGGATGGCTCGGAGCGGCACTGGCTCACCTACCGCTTCATCGTGCGCGAGCACTCGGGGCGGCGGCTCCTGGGGGGTGTGTCATTGGACGTCACGGACCGCAAGGCGATGCAGGCGCAGCTCGTGGTGTCGGACCGGCTGGCCGCGGTGGGCACGCTGGCGGCGGGCGTGGCGCATGAAATCAACAACCCGCTGGCCTTCGTGCTCTCCAACCTGTCGTTCCTCTCCGTGGAGCTGCAGAACGTGACGCGCGAGCTGCCTCCGGGGCGCACGTCCGAGATGGAGGAGGTGCTGCGCGAGGCGGTGGATGGCGCGCACCGGGTGCGGCAGATCGTCCGGGATTTGAGGACCTTCTCGCGCGGGGACGACGAGGTGTCCACCGCCGTCAACCTGCAGGCGGTGCTCGAGTCCGCCATCACCATGGCGCGCGGGGAGCTGAAGATGCGGGCGCAGATCATCCGCGACTTCGGCGACGTGCCTCCGGTGGAGGGCAGCGAGGGCCGCTTCGGACAGGTGTTCCTCAACCTGCTCATCAACGCCGCGCACGCGATTCCGGAGGGCAAGCCGGAGCACAACGAGGTGCGCGTGGTGCTGCGCGCCTCGGGAGACCGGGTCATCGTGGAGGTGAGCGACACCGGCGTGGGCATGACGCCGGAGGTGCGCGCGCGCATCTTCGACCCGTTCTTCACCACCAAGCCCGTGGGGGAGGGCACGGGGCTGGGGCTGTCCATCTGCCACGGCATCGTCACCGGCTTCGGCGGGGACATCTCCGTGGAGAGCGAGGTGGGGCGGGGCAGCACCTTCCGCGTCTCCCTGCCGGTGGGGCACCGCGCGCGAGCGCTGGGGCGCCCCCCTCCGTTGCACCTGGTGGGCTGA
- a CDS encoding phytanoyl-CoA dioxygenase family protein — MLRDDAQELDLAPVLAHYAEHGYARLGRVLDEEGLVALRERADDLMLGRVVYPGMFFQPDAATGRYEDAPLGLGWQGPSLDYRKLEKLEKDARFLAWMENPLFERLVRARIPGDIVLYRAILFHKGQAGGSNLPWHQDGGRLWGLTQEPELQLWTALDDAPEDGGCLEVVPGSHRRGLVTELGGVIPPDQVAAEDAERRAVPLPALAGEVILVHNHLWHRSGRGRPGLRRRAFSACYMSADTRCVRKKKAPRVFHPLFRHGRD; from the coding sequence ATGCTTCGTGACGACGCGCAGGAGCTCGACCTCGCCCCGGTGCTGGCGCACTACGCCGAGCATGGCTATGCCCGGCTGGGCAGGGTCCTGGACGAGGAAGGCCTCGTGGCCCTGCGCGAGCGGGCGGACGACCTGATGCTCGGCCGCGTGGTCTACCCCGGCATGTTCTTCCAGCCGGACGCCGCCACCGGACGCTACGAGGACGCGCCCCTGGGCCTCGGGTGGCAGGGGCCCTCGCTGGACTACCGCAAGCTGGAGAAGCTGGAGAAGGACGCGCGCTTCCTCGCGTGGATGGAGAATCCGCTGTTCGAGCGCCTCGTCCGAGCGCGCATCCCCGGCGACATCGTCCTGTATCGCGCCATCCTCTTCCACAAGGGCCAGGCCGGCGGCAGCAACCTGCCCTGGCACCAGGACGGAGGTCGGCTCTGGGGACTCACCCAGGAGCCGGAGCTCCAGCTGTGGACCGCGCTGGATGACGCCCCCGAGGACGGCGGATGCCTGGAGGTGGTGCCCGGCAGTCACCGGCGTGGCCTGGTGACGGAGCTGGGCGGCGTCATCCCTCCGGACCAGGTGGCCGCCGAGGACGCGGAGCGCCGCGCGGTGCCCCTCCCCGCGCTCGCGGGCGAGGTCATCCTGGTGCACAACCACCTGTGGCACCGCTCCGGCCGTGGCCGCCCCGGCCTGAGGCGCCGCGCGTTCTCCGCCTGCTACATGAGCGCGGACACCCGCTGCGTGCGCAAGAAGAAGGCGCCCCGCGTGTTCCATCCGCTGTTCCGACACGGACGCGACTGA
- a CDS encoding alpha/beta fold hydrolase, protein MPYRRTTRFVVAPDGTRVAWHTHLGDLLEESSGEVLKPRATVLLSNGIGSSENFWRHVVASLEQDHRVVHWNYRGHGGSEESRGGDYDFSVHVGDLERVTEEVMALGDGRPPHQVAYSMGVRVLLELYRRRPDLVPAMTLIAGSPGAAGSGDSGLAARTLLGTAREALRLATPAVPLATPVVRAFLGSRLAYPLARAVGALRPRAPRDDIDEFLYALRTMSPTAYWYTLRGFAEGHAWDVLPQVRVPTQIIAARHDTLVPLREMVRMRDALPHAHWMLVEDAGHAGLLEAGTEIADAVRGFLIDHGLRPAEAPPPSS, encoded by the coding sequence ATGCCCTACCGTCGCACCACGCGCTTCGTCGTCGCTCCGGATGGAACCCGGGTGGCCTGGCATACGCACCTGGGGGATCTGCTCGAGGAGTCCTCGGGCGAGGTGCTCAAGCCTCGCGCCACCGTGCTTTTGAGCAACGGCATCGGCTCCTCGGAGAACTTCTGGCGCCACGTCGTCGCCAGCCTGGAGCAGGACCACCGGGTGGTGCACTGGAACTACCGGGGCCACGGCGGCAGCGAGGAGTCGCGCGGTGGCGACTACGACTTCTCCGTGCACGTGGGGGATTTGGAGCGCGTCACGGAGGAGGTGATGGCGCTCGGCGACGGACGGCCTCCGCACCAGGTGGCCTACTCCATGGGCGTGCGCGTCCTGCTGGAGCTGTATCGCCGCCGTCCGGACCTGGTGCCGGCGATGACGCTCATCGCGGGGAGTCCGGGCGCGGCGGGCTCGGGGGACTCGGGGCTGGCGGCGCGAACCCTGTTGGGAACGGCGCGCGAGGCGCTCCGGCTGGCGACACCCGCGGTACCCCTGGCCACGCCCGTGGTGCGCGCGTTCCTGGGCAGCCGGCTGGCGTATCCGTTGGCCCGCGCGGTGGGTGCGCTTCGGCCCCGGGCTCCGCGTGACGACATCGACGAGTTCCTTTACGCGCTGCGCACGATGAGCCCCACGGCCTATTGGTACACGCTGCGTGGGTTCGCGGAGGGGCACGCGTGGGATGTGCTGCCCCAGGTCCGGGTTCCCACGCAGATCATCGCCGCGCGTCATGACACCCTCGTCCCGCTGAGGGAGATGGTGCGCATGCGTGACGCGCTGCCGCATGCCCACTGGATGCTGGTGGAGGACGCGGGGCACGCGGGATTGCTGGAGGCCGGGACGGAGATCGCCGACGCGGTGCGCGGCTTCCTCATCGACCACGGGCTGCGGCCGGCGGAGGCACCCCCTCCTTCGTCGTGA